The DNA segment GAGCACATACAAACAGTACAGGAAATGCCCGTTGAGCTCATGGAACGTTTACTGGGGAAGAACGGTATTGCCATCTGGAAAAAAGCACAAGGAATAGACAACTCGCCTGTTGTAGCTTATAATGAAAGGAAGTCTATCTCATCATCTATCACCTTTGAGCGCGACACCATCGATATCCGTAAGTTAAAAGACATCCTCTCCGCCATGGCTGAGAAGCTGGCCTTTTATCTCAGAAACGGAAAGAAGCTCGCTTCATGTGTTACGGTAACGGTGCGCTACTCTGACTTCGACACGCGCAGCCGGCAAGTACGGGTTCCCTACACTTCCTGTGACCATACCCTTATTGAAAAGGTGATGTCATTATTCGACCAACTTTATAACAGAAGAGTGTTGGTGCGGTTGGTAGGTGTGCGGTACAGTCATTTGGTAGAGGGCGCTTATCAAATCAATTTGTTTGAGGACACGGAGGAGATGATCAACCTCTACCAGGCTATGGATAAGATAAGAAACCGCTTCGGGCAAAATGCTGTGCGGCGGGTAGTGACGATGGATACGAGGGGTGTGGGCATGATGTCCAATCCTTTTAATGGTTTGCCTCCGGTGATTCCGGCGCATAGGAGGGCGTAACCCCCCTGTTTATTCGCTTTGCTCATAAACTGTTCCCCTCGGGGGACAGCGACCCTGAAGTGGAGCGTAAACGCGTACTTCAGGGGAGCGGGAGGTTACAAGGTACAACACTACTAGTGTTTAATTGCATAAGTTCGCTATATTATCTTTAAGTTGGCTTCCCTTTACCTCTCGCTTTCTCCATTTGAAGGGCTTGCTGTTTTTGCTGTAGGAGGTAATATATGCCTCAATGTGTTCCTTCAAGCACTCTTTGCTTGTAAAACTTGCTCCCCGCAATGATTTTCTCGAAAATATTCCAAACCAAATTTCAATTTGATTAAGCCAGCTTGCTGATGTTGGTGTAAAGTGGAATTGTACATTCGGGTTACTAAGCAACCAATCC comes from the Patescibacteria group bacterium genome and includes:
- a CDS encoding DNA polymerase IV; its protein translation is EHIQTVQEMPVELMERLLGKNGIAIWKKAQGIDNSPVVAYNERKSISSSITFERDTIDIRKLKDILSAMAEKLAFYLRNGKKLASCVTVTVRYSDFDTRSRQVRVPYTSCDHTLIEKVMSLFDQLYNRRVLVRLVGVRYSHLVEGAYQINLFEDTEEMINLYQAMDKIRNRFGQNAVRRVVTMDTRGVGMMSNPFNGLPPVIPAHRRA